Proteins encoded together in one Pontiella desulfatans window:
- a CDS encoding PEP-CTERM sorting domain-containing protein (PEP-CTERM proteins occur, often in large numbers, in the proteomes of bacteria that also encode an exosortase, a predicted intramembrane cysteine proteinase. The presence of a PEP-CTERM domain at a protein's C-terminus predicts cleavage within the sorting domain, followed by covalent anchoring to some some component of the (usually Gram-negative) cell surface. Many PEP-CTERM proteins exhibit an unusual sequence composition that includes large numbers of potential glycosylation sites. Expression of one such protein has been shown restore the ability of a bacterium to form floc, a type of biofilm.), whose translation MEMKYITAGLCLVLGAGAYADAVLLSDSFDSSTVSADNGLRYDEMGTSGAVGSGAWQAASGTKWGIGGGSVTNASGGTNAQNEGALGRLVDISSLTDSSLNKINLAVNFATANQSETLYVHLRGYVAHATPAASRQFGNVGATNGNVWEQQYSSGTTVSIYNLNTGVEVLDSPQAGAGTAVQLSSGTSGAQSVDLTFDMSDYAVSDITGYDYLGVFISRNSAGVTPMATINDITVTAIPEPATLGLIAMVGTSILFVRRRLVI comes from the coding sequence ATGGAAATGAAATACATAACAGCCGGGCTTTGCCTGGTTTTGGGGGCGGGGGCGTATGCTGACGCCGTTCTATTGAGTGATAGTTTTGACTCCAGTACGGTGAGTGCCGATAACGGTTTGCGCTATGATGAAATGGGCACTTCCGGTGCAGTCGGTTCCGGGGCGTGGCAGGCCGCGAGCGGCACCAAGTGGGGGATCGGCGGCGGAAGCGTTACGAATGCCAGCGGCGGAACGAATGCACAGAATGAGGGTGCATTGGGTCGTCTGGTTGACATTAGTTCTCTGACGGATTCCAGCCTGAATAAGATTAATTTGGCGGTTAATTTTGCGACGGCCAACCAATCTGAAACCTTGTATGTTCATCTCCGGGGATATGTGGCGCATGCAACGCCTGCAGCTTCGCGGCAGTTTGGAAATGTTGGTGCTACAAATGGCAACGTTTGGGAGCAGCAGTATAGTTCCGGTACAACCGTAAGCATCTATAATTTAAATACGGGCGTCGAGGTTTTAGATTCACCCCAAGCGGGTGCCGGTACAGCAGTCCAGTTGTCATCCGGCACATCGGGAGCACAGTCCGTCGATTTAACGTTTGATATGTCCGATTATGCAGTAAGCGATATTACCGGATATGATTATCTTGGCGTTTTCATCTCGCGTAATTCAGCAGGAGTTACTCCGATGGCTACGATTAATGACATCACGGTAACGGCGATTCCGGAACCGGCTACGTTGGGACTGATTGCCATGGTCGGCACTTCAATCCTATTCGTGCGCCGTCGGTTGGTGATTTAG